The nucleotide window ATCAAATACCAGATTATTGTTTGACAGCCATTGTAACGGCCAGACAAGCTTTTTGCTTGTAGAGCTCAAGCAGCCACTTACAACATGGGTCAGATAATTAGAATGttttaataaaacaaatatcTTTACACTTTACAAGTGAAAAaaatgacatttacattacacAGAAAATAACAATATAAATCATTGTGTACACATTTACAATATTGGAAATGAACTATGCAGCACCATGTTATTTATAATACAGGTGTTGACAGAATTCAATAGCTCCGTTAAGTGCCACCTCCAGTATAGTATTTACAATGCAGTAATTTACTGCAATCAAGGTTAAGTTTCATAAAAAGAAACAAAACAACTCTGCCATTTTTGATGACATGTATCGATCTTTCCAATAACTTCCTTATTCGGCATTCTCCTGCATCAGGGGTAATTGGATCAGTCCATCGCATCCCTCTGGGTGTATCACTTTTCCCCGGAACCCGTTCTTCCTTTCTGGGTGTTGTGTGGGTGTCAGCATCTCTGACAGATGTTGGTTGTGGGAAGTGTGTATGTTCGAGACTGTGTGTCAACATCTGAGGCAGTGTGTATGTCCAGGATGTGTGTCAGCGTCTCTGGCAGGTGTGTAGGTTCCGGGCTGCGGTCCTGCTGACTCCGgggtctttctctcctctttccagtCTGCAGGAGAGGCCATCTCCACAGTCGCAGCGCTGGAACAGCTCCAGGCTATGGCCGCCTTTCCTACGGTGACGCGTGCACACCTGGCCCTCCGTCAGCACCGGCTTACAGATACGAGACCAGAAGTGGCGTGCACAGCACAGACCCACAGAGCAGTCGGAGGACCTTAGGCAGTTGTCACCTTCCTGACCTAGAGAGAGGAATATGAAGGGTTCTGTTGGAAAGGCCTCACAGCTGGAATTTTGAAAATCAAAAGTTTCCTTTCAACCCCCTTGGCTTTGTGTTTTTAATGGTAATTTATTCCCAGGGGACTGGTGGAAAGGACAAATCTATTGGATCTTTATGGGTGGTACTGggactgtgtgtgcatgtgtaatgCACACCTACCTTTAACAGAATGGTGTGGTTGACCTTGGGGCAGAGGCAGTCTCTTGCCATAGTGTTCCATGGTTTTGTTCTGCCTATTCTCACTGGTAGTGACTGCAGTTTCAGCATCTTGATCACTGGCCTGACAAACACCTGAGGAAAAAGGCACATGGTATCATCCAGTCACTTCAATTGAACACAAGTAAAGTTTTCAAGATAATTACAATACACCCTCCCATTAAACGTCAATACATCAAAGTCCTCGCATGGATTACAAGTGTAATGATCTGAAAATGGTTGGAAAAACAAACATGTAACATTTGCATATGTTGAGCTCACCAGTGATGCAGCGGTTCCCAGCACAGCACATAGAATCTCTTCCGCACCGCTTCCGGATCTTTCGGCACGGGAGGCACGCGCCTCGGATATCGTTGCAGAATTCATCCGTCCCACACTCATCATCATATGTGCAAGTAAGCTAACATAAAGACATAACACAATATTTACTTTAATTGGAATAGAATTGCAAAACGCATTTCAGTAATAGCGTAGGTAAGGGTAAGATAAAGTGCCCAAGAAGCGCTTGGGCATAGGTTAGTGTTGGTATTACGCACAGCTGCTAGAGCTTTGCTAGAGCTTTTAGTGCAGTTGCTTACCTGCAAAGTGTCCAGGACTGCCTTCTGTCCGTCGTTACCTGATGAAGAAGGACGTGGGCTCGGGCTAACCGTGTCAGCGCCACCGGGCACGTTCTTGATGGCATTAGAGTTCAGTAAAACAGCCCCAGCGTAAGCATCCCCAAGGTATCCAAACAGCGTGAGATACATGGCCATAAAACGACCGACTGACAGATTAGGCATACTTCTTTAAATAAATGATCGGTCTTATAAATTAAAAATGAATACAAAATCCGTCAAAATGTAGGGTATTGTTAAAAAGTCCGCTAAGTCTTGAATCCTACCACAGTCTCAAGAGGTTGATAGAAGGGTATTTTGAGGTATCCTGATGCACGACTCTCTTTATACATGTAGATCTGTTTGTATTCCCGCCCCTCGCAGTGCACAACAAAGGCGGAGGGTGGAATTCCAAATGCGCTTATTAAACTCCCGAGCTCTACTGTACGGAAATGGGCAACTGCCCCTACAGCATTCGTTTCACAATGTTTTAGTGATCAACAAGTCTCTCTTGTGCTTGCGTCCACCACgtgcatacactaccggtcaaaagttttagaacacctactcattcaagggtttttctttatttttaaaattttttacattgtagaataatagtgaagacatcaaaactatgaaataacacatatggaatcatgcagtaaccaaaaaag belongs to Coregonus clupeaformis isolate EN_2021a chromosome 1, ASM2061545v1, whole genome shotgun sequence and includes:
- the LOC121583078 gene encoding dickkopf-related protein 1-like; amino-acid sequence: MPNLSVGRFMAMYLTLFGYLGDAYAGAVLLNSNAIKNVPGGADTVSPSPRPSSSGNDGQKAVLDTLQLTCTYDDECGTDEFCNDIRGACLPCRKIRKRCGRDSMCCAGNRCITGVCQASDQDAETAVTTSENRQNKTMEHYGKRLPLPQGQPHHSVKGQEGDNCLRSSDCSVGLCCARHFWSRICKPVLTEGQVCTRHRRKGGHSLELFQRCDCGDGLSCRLERGEKDPGVSRTAARNLHTCQRR